A single window of Synechococcus sp. C9 DNA harbors:
- a CDS encoding DUF4330 domain-containing protein: MAWIDNNGRLGGKISVLDLAALGVVLLVAVGIFLVPGGTGSVAQVGPSRAVEIDMMVRGLSIARPQELVRPGDKASFIVRNQPSGSLTIKNLTIFPPQVEVPQPDGSVKFVEDTRSQTRYLRDMMITLTGTAQVADGGVVVGNSKIKVGVPVELEGAQYNLRGSVMDVRVGA, translated from the coding sequence ATGGCCTGGATCGATAACAACGGTCGCCTCGGGGGAAAAATCAGTGTGCTTGACCTCGCCGCCTTGGGGGTGGTGCTGTTGGTGGCGGTGGGGATTTTTCTGGTGCCCGGGGGAACCGGGTCGGTGGCACAGGTGGGGCCCAGTCGGGCGGTGGAAATTGACATGATGGTGCGGGGGTTAAGCATTGCCCGCCCCCAGGAGTTGGTACGCCCAGGGGACAAAGCCAGTTTCATCGTGCGGAACCAGCCTTCGGGGAGCTTGACGATTAAAAATCTCACCATTTTTCCGCCCCAAGTGGAGGTGCCCCAGCCGGACGGGTCAGTGAAGTTTGTGGAGGATACCCGTTCCCAAACCCGTTATCTGCGGGACATGATGATCACCCTGACGGGGACGGCGCAGGTGGCGGATGGGGGTGTGGTGGTGGGCAATAGCAAAATTAAGGTGGGGGTGCCGGTGGAACTGGAAGGGGCACAGTACAATTTGCGGGGTTCGGTCATGGATGTGCGGGTGGGGGCATGA
- a CDS encoding LOG family protein, translated as MNGDPNLDFEAQLLAWWRELGQVKHGKWMRRALEGLWRLSQADLERLDWKIIAGAIQDMEQGFRVFQPYRRVRKIALFGSARLSPQSPDYELARQFARCMGEQGFMVMTGAGGGIMQAGNEGAGADHSFGLNIQLPFEQSSNAFISDSPRLIDFKYFFTRKLFFIRETDAVCAFPGGFGTQDEVFEALTLCQNGRCPPIPIVLLDHPGSTYWRAWDAYVREYFWRTDLISPQDVELYTLTDSVAVACETIRQFYRVYHSSRYVQDYLVLRLRQWLSDDVVAQLNREFQDIIITGEIEQRSAFPEELGDDTGELPRLAFRFNQRDHGRLYQLIRRVNELAASDNDHPERR; from the coding sequence ATGAACGGCGACCCTAACCTGGATTTTGAGGCGCAACTGCTCGCTTGGTGGCGGGAATTGGGTCAGGTCAAACACGGCAAATGGATGCGGCGGGCTTTGGAGGGGTTGTGGCGGCTTTCCCAGGCGGATTTGGAACGGTTGGACTGGAAAATTATCGCCGGGGCGATCCAGGATATGGAGCAGGGGTTTCGGGTGTTTCAGCCCTACCGCCGGGTGCGGAAAATCGCCCTGTTTGGTTCTGCCCGCTTGAGTCCCCAGTCGCCGGATTATGAATTAGCCCGGCAGTTTGCCCGCTGTATGGGGGAACAGGGGTTTATGGTGATGACCGGGGCGGGGGGCGGCATTATGCAGGCGGGGAATGAGGGGGCTGGTGCCGACCATTCCTTTGGCTTGAATATCCAATTGCCCTTTGAGCAGTCCAGCAATGCCTTTATTAGCGATAGTCCTCGCTTGATTGATTTCAAGTATTTTTTCACCCGCAAGTTGTTTTTCATCCGGGAAACTGATGCGGTGTGTGCGTTTCCAGGGGGGTTTGGCACGCAGGATGAGGTGTTTGAGGCGTTAACCCTATGCCAAAACGGTCGCTGTCCACCCATTCCCATCGTGTTACTGGATCATCCGGGCAGTACCTACTGGCGGGCGTGGGATGCCTATGTGCGGGAGTATTTTTGGCGCACGGATTTGATCAGCCCCCAGGATGTGGAACTTTACACCCTGACCGATTCTGTCGCCGTCGCCTGTGAGACGATTCGCCAGTTTTATCGGGTCTATCACTCCAGCCGCTATGTGCAGGATTATCTGGTTTTGCGACTCCGGCAATGGTTGAGCGATGACGTCGTGGCGCAGTTAAATCGGGAATTTCAGGACATTATTATTACGGGGGAAATTGAGCAGAGGTCGGCGTTCCCGGAGGAATTGGGGGATGATACGGGGGAATTGCCCCGCTTAGCCTTTCGGTTCAATCAACGGGATCACGGGCGACTTTATCAACTAATCCGGCGGGTGAATGAATTAGCCGCCAGCGACAATGACCACCCAGAACGACGTTAG